The following proteins come from a genomic window of Helicobacter sp. MIT 99-5507:
- a CDS encoding glycosyltransferase family 2 protein translates to MKNMITPPLFQSPKLAIVIPLFNEEEILQKSINLFCVKLDRLKQNNIVSKDSFIIFIDDGSVDSSFDILQTCIDKNNIIALKLSKNVGHQNALLAGLQYARNKCDCAISIDCDLEQDIDRIDEFLLHFKSGCDIVFGVRKDRFSDGFFKKWSSIFFYKMMEILGVKVIKNHADYRLLSNKALGFLDEFKEVNLFLRGIVLEIGLKSAIVYFDVKKREFGKSKYSLAKMLGLALNGITSFSITPLRIIFVFGFLIAFVSSIFGIYGIYIAIFSDSAVPGWASVVVPIYFLGGIQILSIGIIGEYLGKVYKESKSRPRYLIDKVIISNKIDSK, encoded by the coding sequence ATGAAAAATATGATTACCCCCCCCCTATTTCAAAGTCCAAAACTTGCTATTGTTATTCCGCTTTTTAATGAAGAAGAGATTTTGCAAAAAAGTATTAATCTTTTTTGTGTAAAACTAGATAGATTAAAACAAAATAATATTGTAAGTAAAGATAGTTTTATTATTTTTATTGATGATGGAAGTGTAGATTCTAGTTTTGATATTTTGCAAACTTGTATAGATAAAAATAATATCATTGCATTAAAACTAAGCAAAAATGTAGGTCATCAAAATGCTTTACTAGCAGGATTGCAATATGCTAGAAATAAATGCGATTGTGCTATTTCTATTGATTGTGATTTAGAACAGGATATAGATAGGATTGATGAATTTTTACTTCATTTTAAAAGTGGCTGCGATATTGTATTTGGCGTGAGAAAAGATAGATTTAGTGATGGTTTCTTTAAAAAATGGAGTAGCATATTTTTCTATAAAATGATGGAGATTCTAGGTGTAAAAGTCATCAAAAATCATGCTGACTATAGGCTTTTAAGTAATAAGGCTTTAGGATTTTTAGATGAATTTAAAGAAGTGAATTTATTTTTAAGAGGCATTGTTTTAGAAATAGGATTAAAAAGTGCTATCGTATATTTTGATGTAAAAAAGCGTGAGTTTGGAAAAAGCAAATACAGCTTAGCTAAAATGCTTGGTTTGGCTTTGAATGGTATTACAAGTTTTAGTATAACACCTTTGCGTATTATCTTTGTCTTTGGATTTTTGATTGCATTTGTAAGTAGCATTTTTGGAATCTATGGCATTTATATTGCGATTTTTAGTGATTCTGCTGTGCCAGGTTGGGCATCTGTGGTAGTGCCTATATACTTTTTAGGCGGGATTCAAATACTTAGTATTGGAATTATTGGGGAATATCTAGGTAAAGTTTATAAAGAAAGCAAATCTCGTCCTAGATATTTGATAGATAAGGTTATTATCTCAAACAAAATAGATTCTAAATAA
- the coaBC gene encoding bifunctional phosphopantothenoylcysteine decarboxylase/phosphopantothenate--cysteine ligase CoaBC: MVDNILENKKILILVTGSIAIYKTLDLISKLKKLNAKTAVVMSDEAISFITPLTFESLSNKEVLHKNSQKYDTQDSPNHINYASWADIAILAPASINSIAKLNYAISDSIVITTLLACKCKVLIAPSANINMMESKQNKQNLESLIKMGYKILPPRESLLACNVVAKGAMADIDEIIFNIKKEFKTDNFWEDKKIVITGGGSIEQIDTIRHISNNSSGIQASALALAFYYLGAKVNLISSRFPFILPLDIEITKVNSSNDYKNALQDTKDCIVIMAAAISDYKVENPKNEKIKKSDIGKIWNLELVQNQDLLSQIQCKFKVGFKAESHKTNGEINAKKMLDSTTEGGKDCDMVILNIIDNDNKIGDTHNEITILSKDYKKKLDKQDKLTLSFEIAASIKEKLQKYDK; the protein is encoded by the coding sequence ATGGTTGATAATATCTTAGAAAATAAAAAAATATTGATTTTAGTTACTGGCTCAATTGCAATATACAAAACCCTTGATTTAATAAGCAAATTAAAAAAACTAAATGCAAAAACTGCTGTTGTAATGAGTGATGAGGCGATAAGTTTTATAACCCCGCTTACTTTTGAATCTCTTAGTAATAAAGAAGTCTTACACAAAAATTCACAAAAATACGACACACAAGACTCACCAAATCATATAAACTACGCATCATGGGCTGATATAGCGATCTTAGCTCCTGCTAGTATAAATAGCATTGCAAAATTAAATTATGCAATAAGCGATAGCATAGTCATTACGACTTTGCTTGCTTGCAAATGCAAGGTTTTGATAGCTCCAAGTGCAAATATAAATATGATGGAATCTAAGCAAAACAAACAAAACCTAGAATCTTTAATAAAAATGGGATACAAAATACTTCCACCAAGGGAGAGCTTGCTAGCTTGCAATGTAGTAGCAAAAGGCGCTATGGCTGATATAGATGAAATCATCTTTAATATAAAAAAAGAATTTAAAACTGATAATTTTTGGGAAGATAAAAAGATAGTTATTACTGGTGGTGGAAGTATTGAACAAATCGATACAATAAGACATATCTCAAATAATTCAAGCGGGATACAAGCCTCTGCTCTTGCGCTTGCATTTTATTATCTTGGGGCAAAAGTAAATCTTATATCTTCAAGATTCCCATTTATCTTACCACTTGATATAGAAATAACAAAAGTAAATTCTAGCAATGATTATAAAAATGCCTTGCAAGATACAAAAGATTGCATTGTCATTATGGCAGCAGCAATTAGTGATTATAAAGTAGAAAATCCAAAAAATGAGAAAATCAAAAAAAGCGATATAGGCAAAATCTGGAATCTAGAATTAGTGCAAAATCAAGATTTATTAAGTCAGATACAATGTAAATTCAAAGTTGGATTCAAGGCTGAAAGCCACAAAACAAATGGTGAAATAAATGCCAAAAAAATGCTAGATTCTACTACAGAAGGTGGAAAAGATTGTGATATGGTGATTTTAAATATCATTGATAATGATAATAAAATAGGCGACACTCACAATGAAATCACGATTTTAAGCAAAGATTATAAAAAGAAATTAGACAAACAAGATAAACTAACTCTAAGCTTTGAAATAGCAGCATCTATCAAAGAAAAATTGCAAAAATATGATAAATAG
- a CDS encoding type II secretion system protein — protein MNRHGFSMIELVFVIIILGALAGTATTWLLQTRMDSQVAMTRSDIATLLKQVPARVIAENIAITNTPPQGYNNWGEWLMDTPSLDKSKWQPTQNGLVAISFIESNTQNNNIVTCPGNYIFLDLSTGKLHFNPKMINKTVTFCRLLAESYSNGANREIDLVTNNKTVF, from the coding sequence ATGAATAGACATGGATTTTCAATGATTGAATTAGTATTTGTGATAATAATACTTGGGGCTTTAGCTGGAACTGCCACAACTTGGCTCCTTCAAACAAGAATGGATTCTCAAGTGGCAATGACTAGAAGCGATATTGCTACGCTTTTAAAACAGGTTCCAGCAAGAGTTATTGCTGAAAATATCGCTATCACAAATACACCACCACAAGGCTACAATAACTGGGGTGAATGGCTGATGGATACACCATCACTTGATAAAAGCAAATGGCAACCTACTCAAAATGGATTAGTTGCTATATCTTTTATTGAATCAAATACACAAAATAATAACATTGTTACTTGTCCTGGTAATTATATTTTTTTGGATTTATCGACTGGAAAACTACATTTTAATCCAAAAATGATTAATAAAACTGTTACATTTTGTAGATTACTTGCAGAAAGCTATAGCAATGGTGCAAATCGGGAAATAGATCTTGTAACAAATAACAAAACCGTATTTTAA
- a CDS encoding MqnA/MqnD/SBP family protein, whose product MSKIIVAHSPDADDIFMYYAIYFGWVGSKKIRFLNLALDIESLNEGALDSKYLISAISFGLYPFIRDNYALLNTAMSFGNGYGPKLIKKKGKILKNNFKVALSGRWTTNAMIFKMKYKNARIVYKNFLEIEQSVLSGEVDAGVLIHESILNFDSSLEVEAHLWDIWVDFIKDTLPLPLGGMAISRSIPLLRAIEIEEILSNAVKVAVNNKKILSSMLENRVRVNKDELDTYLNMYANKDSITLSQIQLQALNALFKIGYDNRIYKDLINIKDYLLPTTYKNYRFS is encoded by the coding sequence ATGAGTAAAATTATTGTTGCACATTCTCCAGATGCGGATGATATTTTTATGTATTATGCAATTTATTTTGGTTGGGTTGGGTCAAAAAAAATTAGATTTCTTAATCTTGCCCTTGATATAGAAAGCCTAAATGAAGGTGCATTGGATTCTAAATATTTAATTTCTGCTATATCATTTGGTTTGTATCCATTTATCCGTGATAATTATGCTTTGTTAAATACGGCTATGTCCTTTGGCAATGGTTATGGACCAAAACTAATAAAAAAGAAAGGCAAAATTTTAAAAAATAATTTTAAAGTTGCATTAAGTGGCAGATGGACTACAAATGCAATGATTTTTAAGATGAAGTATAAAAATGCAAGGATTGTCTATAAAAATTTTTTAGAAATAGAACAAAGTGTTTTGAGTGGTGAAGTTGATGCAGGCGTATTAATACATGAATCAATACTAAATTTTGATAGCTCGCTTGAAGTTGAAGCACATTTATGGGATATTTGGGTAGATTTTATAAAAGATACTTTACCGCTTCCACTTGGTGGTATGGCAATATCTCGCTCAATTCCACTTCTTCGTGCAATTGAGATAGAAGAGATTCTAAGTAATGCTGTAAAAGTTGCTGTAAATAATAAAAAAATATTATCTAGCATGCTTGAAAATAGAGTAAGGGTAAATAAAGATGAGCTTGATACATATCTAAATATGTATGCAAATAAAGATTCTATTACATTAAGTCAAATTCAATTACAAGCATTAAATGCACTATTTAAAATAGGTTATGATAATAGAATATATAAAGATTTAATCAATATTAAAGACTATTTATTGCCTACTACTTATAAGAATTATAGATTCTCTTAA
- the recA gene encoding recombinase RecA, whose amino-acid sequence MADNDKLKAVELALKQVDKAFGKGALIRLGDKQKEKIECISTGSLGLDLALGVGGIPKGRIIEIYGPESSGKTTLSLQIAAECQKQGGICAFIDAEHALDVYYAKKLGVDVENLYVSQPDYGEQALEILETLTRSGGIDLIIVDSVAALTPKAEIDGDMGDAHVGLQARLMSQALRKITGVIHRMNTTVIFINQIRMKIGNIGYGNPETTTGGNALKFYSSVRIDVRRVKTLKVNEQAIGNTVRAKVVKNKVAPPFREAEFDIMFGEGISKLGELIDYGVKLDIIDKSGAWFSYKDKKMGQGKENSKIFLSENENIAKEIENKIKEQIGANDEIMEFIDENIEEQKDS is encoded by the coding sequence ATGGCTGACAATGACAAACTAAAAGCCGTTGAATTGGCTTTAAAGCAAGTTGATAAGGCTTTTGGTAAAGGGGCTTTAATACGACTTGGTGATAAACAAAAAGAAAAAATCGAATGTATATCAACAGGCTCTCTTGGACTTGATTTAGCACTTGGAGTTGGTGGGATTCCAAAAGGTAGAATCATAGAAATATATGGACCAGAATCTAGCGGTAAAACAACACTAAGCCTACAAATTGCAGCAGAATGCCAAAAACAAGGTGGAATCTGTGCATTTATCGATGCAGAACATGCACTTGATGTTTATTATGCAAAAAAATTAGGTGTTGATGTTGAAAATCTCTATGTATCACAGCCAGATTATGGAGAACAAGCATTAGAAATTTTAGAAACACTAACTAGAAGTGGTGGAATAGATTTGATTATAGTAGATTCTGTTGCAGCACTTACTCCAAAAGCAGAAATTGATGGCGATATGGGAGATGCTCATGTAGGACTTCAAGCAAGACTTATGAGTCAGGCATTGCGAAAGATTACAGGTGTAATCCATAGAATGAATACAACCGTTATTTTTATTAATCAAATAAGAATGAAAATAGGCAATATTGGCTATGGAAATCCAGAAACAACAACAGGTGGAAATGCTCTAAAATTTTATTCAAGTGTAAGAATCGATGTTAGACGCGTAAAAACACTAAAAGTAAATGAGCAAGCTATAGGAAATACAGTAAGAGCAAAGGTTGTTAAAAATAAAGTTGCCCCTCCATTTAGAGAAGCAGAATTTGATATTATGTTTGGTGAGGGTATCTCAAAACTAGGAGAATTAATAGATTATGGCGTAAAACTAGATATCATTGATAAAAGCGGTGCATGGTTTAGCTATAAAGATAAAAAAATGGGACAAGGAAAAGAAAATTCCAAAATTTTCTTAAGTGAAAATGAAAATATTGCAAAAGAAATTGAAAATAAGATAAAAGAGCAAATCGGTGCAAATGATGAGATTATGGAATTTATAGATGAAAATATTGAAGAACAAAAGGATAGCTAA
- the eno gene encoding phosphopyruvate hydratase encodes MIYIDDIFADEVLDSRGNPTIRATIALNNGITCNAIVPSGASTGKREALELRDGDKSRFLGKGVLNACKNVNTTIAEKLIGLSPFNQSEIDNIMKNLDGSDNYSKLGANAVLGISMAITKAAAYALEIPLYRYIGGVNANILPVPMLNIINGGSHADNTVDFQEYMIMPLGFNTFRDALKASAEVYGHLKNILKENGHITSIGDEGGFAPNLKNNEEPIEMILKAIKKAGYKDGEQIAIALDVASSEFVDNKKEYFLSAENRRLDSKELVSYYESLCAKYPIVSIEDGLSEDDWEGWKYLTDRLGGKIQLVGDDLFVTNEKILREGIDKNIANAVLIKPNQIGSVTQTMQAVRLAQRNKYKCIMSHRSGESEDTFIADFAVGLNMGEIKTGSTARSERIAKYNRLLEIENELDYSEYLGWRLFK; translated from the coding sequence ATGATTTATATTGATGATATTTTTGCTGATGAAGTATTAGATAGTAGAGGAAATCCAACAATTAGGGCTACAATAGCACTAAATAATGGCATAACTTGCAATGCAATCGTGCCAAGCGGTGCATCTACTGGAAAAAGAGAAGCTTTAGAGTTAAGAGATGGGGATAAATCTCGATTCTTAGGCAAAGGCGTCCTAAATGCTTGTAAAAATGTAAATACAACCATTGCAGAAAAGCTAATCGGATTATCACCATTTAATCAAAGTGAAATTGATAATATTATGAAAAATTTAGATGGTAGTGATAATTATTCAAAACTTGGTGCAAATGCAGTGCTTGGCATATCTATGGCTATTACAAAAGCAGCAGCATATGCACTAGAGATTCCACTATATAGATATATTGGTGGGGTAAATGCAAATATACTTCCTGTGCCTATGCTAAATATCATCAATGGCGGAAGCCACGCAGATAATACGGTTGATTTTCAAGAATATATGATTATGCCGCTTGGATTTAATACTTTTAGAGACGCACTAAAGGCAAGTGCTGAAGTATATGGTCATCTAAAAAATATATTAAAAGAAAATGGACATATAACAAGCATAGGTGATGAAGGCGGATTTGCTCCGAATCTAAAAAACAATGAAGAGCCAATTGAAATGATATTAAAAGCTATAAAAAAAGCTGGATACAAAGATGGCGAACAAATTGCAATTGCCCTTGATGTAGCAAGTAGTGAATTTGTAGATAACAAAAAAGAATATTTTTTGAGTGCTGAAAATAGAAGATTGGATTCTAAAGAATTGGTTAGTTATTATGAAAGTTTATGTGCAAAATATCCTATCGTATCAATTGAAGATGGATTAAGCGAGGATGATTGGGAAGGTTGGAAGTATCTAACAGATAGGCTAGGAGGTAAGATTCAGCTTGTTGGCGATGATTTATTTGTTACAAATGAAAAGATTCTACGTGAGGGAATCGATAAAAATATCGCAAATGCAGTGCTAATAAAGCCAAATCAAATTGGTTCAGTTACACAGACTATGCAAGCTGTGCGACTTGCTCAAAGAAATAAATATAAATGCATTATGAGTCATAGAAGCGGTGAGAGCGAAGATACTTTTATAGCTGATTTTGCAGTAGGGCTAAATATGGGTGAAATAAAAACTGGTAGCACAGCAAGAAGTGAGAGAATTGCAAAATATAATAGATTATTAGAAATAGAAAATGAGCTTGATTATAGCGAGTATTTAGGCTGGAGATTGTTTAAATAA
- a CDS encoding AMIN domain-containing protein: MKKSILFFGLIVSILQCRDNPFDPIVVPKDSVRPYYGETSVFDKAEITLPSSARLIKKIEVTYQNIDGSIEKKNIDVSGRIDWRMPLTISQILNEENTNKITKTQDITIENNKLSLKYEGKLLRDFIMKEPNRIVLDFSKNLKYYKTNKIILNKPYFKSLKYGLHDDFLRIVIELDGSYIYNIKQMQNGITIDVQ, translated from the coding sequence TTGAAAAAAAGTATTTTATTTTTTGGATTAATTGTAAGTATATTGCAATGCAGGGATAATCCATTTGATCCTATTGTAGTGCCAAAAGATTCTGTGCGTCCATATTATGGGGAGACAAGTGTATTTGATAAAGCTGAAATTACTTTGCCTAGCAGTGCAAGATTGATAAAAAAAATAGAAGTTACATACCAAAATATTGACGGCTCAATCGAAAAAAAAAATATTGATGTAAGTGGTAGAATCGATTGGAGAATGCCACTTACAATATCACAAATATTAAATGAAGAAAATACAAATAAAATCACAAAAACACAAGACATAACAATAGAAAATAACAAACTATCTCTAAAATATGAAGGAAAACTACTTAGAGATTTTATAATGAAAGAACCAAATAGAATCGTGCTTGACTTTAGCAAGAATCTAAAATATTACAAAACAAATAAGATTATTTTAAATAAACCATATTTTAAGTCACTAAAATATGGCTTGCATGATGATTTTTTAAGAATTGTAATTGAGCTTGATGGAAGCTATATTTATAATATAAAACAAATGCAAAATGGAATCACAATAGATGTGCAATAA
- a CDS encoding shikimate kinase, translated as MCNNIILIGFMGSGKTTIGRKLAQRLKQILIDTDSLIEVNYGMKISDFFKNFDEEKFREIERNLCIWCQKNLDNAIISTGGGMPTIYDMKNLGKVIFLDTPFNEIKNRILNDGVENRPLIKDIDSIQMLYDKRLQIYKNMADYSVNTLDSKENIVDKIYHYLKG; from the coding sequence ATGTGCAATAACATCATTCTTATAGGATTTATGGGTTCTGGCAAAACTACCATAGGAAGAAAACTAGCACAAAGGCTAAAGCAGATTCTAATAGATACAGATAGTCTTATTGAAGTCAATTATGGGATGAAAATTAGTGATTTTTTTAAAAATTTTGATGAAGAGAAATTTAGAGAAATAGAGAGAAATCTCTGTATTTGGTGTCAGAAAAATTTGGATAATGCCATAATTTCTACAGGTGGTGGAATGCCAACAATCTATGATATGAAAAACTTAGGCAAAGTTATATTTTTGGATACACCATTTAATGAGATAAAAAATAGAATCTTAAATGATGGAGTAGAAAATAGACCATTGATAAAAGATATAGATTCTATTCAAATGCTATATGATAAAAGATTGCAAATCTATAAAAATATGGCTGATTACAGCGTCAATACTTTAGATTCTAAAGAAAATATAGTAGATAAAATTTATCATTATTTGAAAGGTTGA
- the purH gene encoding bifunctional phosphoribosylaminoimidazolecarboxamide formyltransferase/IMP cyclohydrolase: MKAILSVSDKTNIDLFAKELSSLGYEILSTGGTLAYLQKHNIDAIDISKYTDSKELFSGRVKTLHPKIHGGILFRRDNDDDVKSASDNGIFPIDLVCVNLYPFKATTQKSDDFDEIIENIDIGGPSLIRAAAKNYKSVLVVVDCNDYNKVISNIKDKKDSIDFRKELMIKAFSHTAEYDSFIANYMNERFNNGFGESKFIVGKKYIDTKYGENPHQNGALYEFDDAWSKSFNILKGESSFNNFLDINAATKIVSSFDKNAICIIKHGNPCGFAIKENLIESYIAALKCDSLSAYGGVIAINGDLDINLAKLINETFFEVIIANTITKDALEIFSNKKRVRLFELNNIKLDKFDFRHINGGFLLQEQDEVFDSEVLDSKQMGNTKANPKEMQDLLIAYKLAALTKSNCVTYVKDCALVGIGMGLTSRVDASKIAFLKAKEMGLNLVGSSLASEAFFPFRDSVDLASEFGVKAIIEPGGSIRDDEVIEAANKHNIALYFSGKRHFLH, from the coding sequence TTGAAAGCAATTTTAAGTGTCAGTGATAAAACAAATATAGATTTGTTTGCAAAAGAATTATCTTCTCTTGGATATGAAATACTAAGCACAGGTGGAACTTTAGCATATTTACAAAAACACAATATCGATGCAATTGATATAAGCAAATATACAGATTCTAAGGAATTATTCTCTGGAAGAGTAAAGACTTTACACCCAAAGATTCATGGTGGGATTTTATTTAGACGAGATAATGATGATGATGTAAAAAGTGCAAGTGATAATGGAATTTTTCCTATTGATTTGGTATGTGTGAATCTATACCCATTCAAAGCTACCACGCAAAAAAGTGATGATTTTGATGAGATTATAGAAAATATCGATATTGGCGGACCAAGCCTTATTCGTGCTGCTGCAAAAAACTACAAAAGTGTGCTTGTGGTAGTAGATTGTAATGATTATAATAAAGTGATATCAAATATAAAAGATAAGAAAGATTCTATTGATTTTAGAAAAGAACTGATGATAAAAGCATTTTCTCACACCGCAGAATATGATTCATTTATAGCAAATTACATGAATGAACGATTTAATAATGGATTTGGTGAGAGTAAATTTATCGTTGGCAAAAAATATATAGATACAAAATATGGCGAAAATCCACACCAAAATGGTGCTTTATATGAATTTGATGATGCTTGGAGCAAAAGCTTTAATATTTTAAAGGGTGAAAGCAGTTTTAATAATTTCTTAGATATTAATGCCGCTACAAAAATAGTAAGTAGCTTTGATAAAAATGCAATATGTATCATCAAACACGGGAATCCTTGTGGATTTGCAATAAAAGAAAACTTGATAGAATCTTACATAGCTGCATTAAAATGTGATAGCTTATCGGCTTATGGTGGGGTGATTGCAATAAATGGGGATCTTGATATAAATTTAGCAAAACTTATAAATGAAACTTTTTTTGAAGTAATTATTGCAAATACCATTACAAAAGACGCACTAGAAATATTTAGCAATAAAAAGAGAGTAAGATTATTTGAACTAAATAATATAAAACTTGACAAATTCGATTTTAGGCATATTAATGGTGGATTCTTGCTTCAAGAACAAGATGAAGTATTTGATAGCGAGGTGCTAGATTCTAAGCAGATGGGAAATACAAAAGCAAACCCAAAAGAAATGCAAGATTTGCTTATTGCATATAAATTAGCAGCTCTTACAAAATCAAATTGTGTTACTTATGTAAAAGATTGTGCTCTTGTTGGCATTGGTATGGGGCTTACAAGTAGAGTTGATGCAAGTAAAATCGCTTTTTTAAAAGCAAAAGAAATGGGGCTTAATCTAGTTGGATCAAGCCTAGCTAGTGAAGCTTTTTTTCCTTTTAGAGATAGTGTTGATTTAGCAAGTGAATTTGGAGTAAAAGCAATCATTGAGCCTGGTGGAAGCATAAGAGATGATGAAGTTATAGAAGCTGCAAACAAGCATAATATTGCACTATATTTTAGTGGCAAAAGACATTTTTTGCATTAA
- the lepA gene encoding translation elongation factor 4 — translation MENIRNFSIIAHIDHGKSTLADRLIQECGAIESREMSSQVMDTMDIEKERGITIKAQSVRLNYTLENKEYILNLIDTPGHVDFSYEVSRSLSSCEGALLVVDASQGVEAQTIANVYIALENNLEIIPVINKIDLNAANPQKVKEEIENTIGLDCTHALEVSAKSGVGIKELLETIIYTIPPPNGNKDGKLKALIYDSWFDNYLGALALVRVIDGNINIDDEILVMNTNKSHKVLNLMYPHPLYPKKTKTIKCGEIGIVCLGLKQVNDIAVGDTMTHKNNKANEPISGFKEAKPFVFAGIYPIQTDKFEDLRDALNKLQLNDSSLIFEPETSIALGFGFRVGFLGLLHMEVIKERLEREFDLDLIATAPTVLYNVYLTDGTMTQVQNPAELPPEQKISRIEEPYVKATIITPTEFLGNVIKLVQNRRGIQDKMEYITEDRVLLSYSIPTNEIIMDFYDKLKSSTKGYASFDYEPIGYKEGDLIKLDIKVAGDVVDALSIIVSRQKAYEKGKNLVSTMKEIIPRQLFEVAIQASIGNKVIARETIKSMGKNVTAKCYGGDITRKRKLLEKQKEGKKRLKSIGKVELPQDTFLAVLKID, via the coding sequence ATGGAAAATATTAGAAATTTTTCAATAATCGCTCACATAGACCATGGAAAAAGCACGCTTGCAGATAGATTGATACAAGAATGTGGAGCTATTGAAAGTAGAGAAATGAGCTCTCAAGTTATGGATACTATGGATATAGAAAAGGAGCGAGGAATAACAATAAAGGCTCAAAGTGTAAGACTAAATTATACACTTGAAAATAAAGAATATATACTAAATTTGATAGACACCCCAGGGCATGTTGATTTTAGCTATGAAGTATCTAGATCACTTAGTTCATGTGAAGGTGCATTACTTGTTGTTGATGCAAGTCAAGGTGTAGAGGCACAAACTATAGCAAATGTATATATAGCCCTAGAAAACAATCTTGAAATCATTCCTGTAATAAATAAGATTGACCTAAATGCTGCAAATCCACAAAAAGTAAAAGAAGAGATAGAAAATACAATAGGGCTTGATTGCACGCATGCTTTAGAAGTATCTGCAAAAAGTGGAGTTGGTATAAAAGAATTGCTAGAAACAATAATCTATACAATACCACCACCAAATGGCAATAAAGATGGCAAACTAAAAGCATTGATATATGATTCTTGGTTTGATAATTATTTAGGTGCTTTGGCGTTAGTTAGAGTGATTGATGGAAATATCAATATTGATGATGAGATTCTAGTAATGAATACAAATAAAAGTCACAAAGTGCTAAATCTTATGTATCCTCACCCACTCTACCCTAAAAAAACAAAGACTATTAAATGTGGTGAGATTGGAATTGTCTGTCTTGGATTAAAACAAGTAAATGATATTGCTGTTGGCGATACAATGACACACAAAAATAATAAAGCAAATGAACCAATAAGTGGATTTAAAGAAGCAAAACCATTCGTATTTGCTGGAATCTACCCTATTCAAACTGATAAATTTGAAGATTTACGCGATGCATTAAATAAATTGCAATTAAATGATTCATCGCTTATTTTTGAGCCAGAAACATCAATAGCACTTGGATTTGGCTTTAGGGTAGGTTTTTTAGGGCTTTTACATATGGAAGTGATAAAAGAACGTCTTGAAAGGGAATTTGACTTAGATTTGATTGCTACTGCACCAACTGTGCTTTATAATGTCTATCTTACAGATGGCACTATGACACAAGTGCAAAATCCTGCAGAATTACCGCCTGAACAAAAAATATCTCGCATAGAAGAGCCTTATGTAAAAGCCACTATTATCACACCAACAGAATTTTTAGGAAATGTAATAAAATTAGTCCAAAATAGACGCGGAATCCAAGATAAAATGGAATATATCACAGAAGATAGAGTGCTGCTTTCATATTCAATCCCTACAAATGAGATTATTATGGATTTCTATGATAAATTAAAATCATCTACAAAAGGATATGCAAGCTTTGATTATGAGCCAATAGGATACAAAGAAGGCGATTTAATCAAGCTTGATATAAAAGTCGCAGGAGACGTAGTCGATGCGCTAAGCATCATTGTAAGTCGCCAAAAAGCCTATGAAAAAGGTAAAAACCTAGTAAGCACGATGAAAGAAATCATACCTAGACAGCTTTTTGAAGTAGCAATTCAAGCAAGTATTGGGAATAAAGTCATAGCAAGAGAAACCATAAAATCAATGGGAAAAAATGTTACTGCTAAATGCTATGGTGGTGATATTACAAGAAAACGAAAATTACTTGAAAAACAAAAAGAAGGCAAAAAGCGTCTAAAATCTATAGGAAAAGTAGAACTTCCACAAGATACATTTCTTGCGGTATTGAAGATAGATTAG